In one Modestobacter sp. L9-4 genomic region, the following are encoded:
- a CDS encoding flagellar basal body rod protein FlgC translates to MAAFDTIGIAGSSLFVHRKWMDAVSDNIANINTARSTDQDAFQERMVVAQAVDYGSGTGGVRVARTELGSAEGRVVNDPGNPLADADGNVRLPDIDLGDQMTQLLMAQRGYQANLATIKSATEAYQQALQLGKG, encoded by the coding sequence GTGGCCGCCTTCGACACGATCGGCATCGCCGGGTCCTCGCTGTTCGTCCACCGCAAGTGGATGGACGCCGTCTCGGACAACATCGCGAACATCAACACCGCCCGCTCGACGGACCAGGACGCCTTCCAGGAGCGGATGGTCGTCGCCCAGGCGGTCGACTACGGCTCGGGCACCGGCGGCGTCCGCGTCGCGCGGACCGAGCTCGGCTCCGCCGAGGGCCGGGTGGTCAACGACCCGGGCAACCCGCTGGCCGACGCCGACGGCAACGTCCGGCTCCCGGACATCGACCTCGGGGACCAGATGACCCAGCTGCTCATGGCCCAGCGCGGCTACCAGGCGAACCTCGCCACCATCAAGAGCGCCACCGAGGCCTACCAGCAGGCCCTGCAGCTCGGGAAGGGCTGA
- the flgB gene encoding flagellar basal body rod protein FlgB: MLITDSTMTALHASLTGLQQRQRVTADNIANVQTPGFLAGRVDFESALQNEIASGETPVVGRSAMSRSLDPTRTDGNNVNLDTETVIATETGLRYQLSLNALDGKYALLRSALRTQ, translated from the coding sequence GTGCTGATCACCGACTCGACCATGACCGCGCTGCACGCGTCCCTGACCGGACTCCAGCAGCGCCAGCGGGTGACCGCCGACAACATCGCCAACGTCCAGACGCCGGGCTTCCTCGCCGGCCGGGTGGACTTCGAGTCGGCCCTGCAGAACGAGATCGCCAGCGGTGAGACCCCCGTGGTCGGCCGGTCCGCGATGAGCCGTTCGCTCGACCCGACCCGCACCGACGGCAACAACGTCAACCTGGACACCGAGACGGTCATCGCCACCGAGACCGGGCTGCGGTACCAGCTGTCGCTCAACGCCCTCGACGGCAAGTACGCCCTGCTCCGCTCCGCACTCCGGACGCAGTGA
- a CDS encoding FliH/SctL family protein, with the protein MTSSRETLLLRGASAADAVPYQRAGQGAPTWGRRTGPRAATDGAAPVPAVTEPVPVPRSEAPAAPVTAPPAAAGPATSPIRVAPVPDGSAARADAASTTRVGLRLGEVYAEQLAVLREEARRAGWAAGHAEGLVASERVVRAAEQAAEERLAEVQARWERRLASATAALGAAVDRLDATAEPVMDALREDVLDMVVLLVGDLLGREVTLADSAGMDAVRRALTLCPTDVPVRVRLHPDDLAEVPADALAGLPGSVTVVGDADVERAGALAEAGTVRVDAQLSAALQRVREVLLP; encoded by the coding sequence ATGACTTCGTCGCGTGAGACGTTGCTCCTGCGCGGGGCATCGGCCGCCGACGCCGTGCCGTACCAGCGGGCCGGGCAGGGTGCGCCCACGTGGGGACGCCGGACCGGACCCCGCGCGGCCACGGACGGCGCGGCACCGGTGCCCGCGGTCACCGAGCCCGTCCCGGTCCCCCGCAGCGAGGCGCCCGCCGCACCGGTGACCGCTCCCCCGGCCGCGGCGGGCCCGGCGACGTCCCCGATCCGGGTCGCACCGGTGCCCGACGGGTCCGCCGCCCGCGCCGACGCCGCCTCCACCACCCGCGTCGGGCTCCGGCTCGGCGAGGTCTACGCCGAGCAGCTGGCCGTGCTGCGCGAGGAGGCCCGCCGTGCCGGCTGGGCCGCCGGGCACGCTGAGGGCCTGGTCGCCTCCGAGCGGGTCGTCCGCGCCGCCGAGCAGGCCGCCGAGGAGCGGCTGGCCGAGGTGCAGGCCCGGTGGGAGCGCCGGCTGGCCTCGGCCACCGCGGCCCTGGGTGCGGCGGTCGACCGCCTGGACGCCACCGCCGAGCCGGTGATGGACGCGCTGCGCGAGGACGTGCTGGACATGGTCGTGCTGCTGGTCGGCGACCTGCTCGGCCGCGAGGTCACCCTCGCCGACAGCGCCGGCATGGACGCCGTCCGTCGCGCCCTCACCCTGTGCCCGACCGACGTGCCCGTGCGGGTGCGGCTGCACCCCGACGACCTCGCCGAGGTGCCCGCCGACGCTCTCGCCGGGCTGCCGGGGTCGGTCACCGTCGTCGGGGACGCCGACGTCGAGCGCGCCGGCGCGCTGGCCGAGGCCGGCACCGTCCGGGTCGACGCACAGCTGTCGGCGGCCCTGCAGCGCGTCCGCGAGGTGCTCCTCCCGTGA
- a CDS encoding flagellar hook assembly protein FlgD — translation MTTIPPIGTVGQPTQDASSTTDRADQMGKDTFLKLLVAQMKYQDPSNPTSSSEFMAQTATFTQVEKLEEIASQNAELLTLQRSLSAGALVGKHVAYTDDTGVTVTGAVSSVLVSAGSEPRAIVGDKAVPLGRITEITVPEVDTPTTSTPASTPPTSTTPPTS, via the coding sequence ATGACCACCATCCCGCCGATCGGCACCGTCGGTCAGCCCACCCAGGACGCCAGCTCCACCACCGACCGCGCCGACCAGATGGGCAAGGACACCTTCCTCAAGCTCCTGGTCGCGCAGATGAAGTACCAGGACCCCAGCAACCCGACCAGCAGCAGCGAGTTCATGGCGCAGACCGCGACCTTCACCCAGGTGGAGAAGCTCGAGGAGATCGCCTCGCAGAACGCCGAACTGCTCACCCTGCAGCGGTCGCTGAGCGCCGGCGCCCTGGTCGGCAAGCACGTCGCCTACACCGACGACACCGGGGTGACCGTCACCGGCGCGGTGTCCTCGGTCCTCGTGTCCGCGGGCTCGGAACCCCGCGCGATCGTCGGGGACAAGGCCGTCCCGCTGGGCCGGATCACCGAGATCACCGTCCCCGAGGTCGACACCCCCACGACCAGCACCCCGGCGAGCACGCCGCCGACCAGCACCACGCCGCCCACCAGCTGA
- the fliF gene encoding flagellar basal-body MS-ring/collar protein FliF translates to MPAALAGPLNRVKTLLSTISLGQKIVIGLLLAGLLLGGVVFTRWITAPTLSPLFSNLASSDASAIVEELTAEGVPYQLADGGGTIMVAQDKVYDLRLAMSGKGLPEGNETGYSLLDKQGITTSEFQQQVSYQRALEGELSTTLKALDGVRSAVVHVAMPKDDVFATDEGKPTASVLLDLAPGTKLDGEQIQAVTHLVSSSIQGMAPESVTVADSTGAVLSAAGEAAGGATGDAQAEAEQAQEARLAANAQKVLDPILGRGKSVVSVRADLDFAKRDTTKESYSYNPNTPALSEQSTTEKYTGTAGAVGGVLGAEDTAGTPGGDSAYDKTNTTSNNAVDKTTEVVSAAPGTTQRLTVSVALDSAVAGALNQQQVQDLVATAVGLDPARGDAISVATMAFDTSAAEQAAADLAAEREAEKTAQMWSMIKTGGIALGIALLVLIVWLRSRRNREEYEELEDDEPADYERIQVESIRDPELDDRAAQLAAAQREKVRGEISEMVSDRPDEVATMLRGWFAESK, encoded by the coding sequence ATGCCCGCCGCCCTCGCCGGCCCGCTGAACCGGGTCAAGACCCTGCTGTCGACGATCAGCCTCGGGCAGAAGATCGTGATCGGCCTGCTGCTGGCCGGTCTGCTGCTCGGAGGCGTCGTCTTCACCCGCTGGATCACCGCGCCGACGCTGTCGCCGCTGTTCAGCAACCTGGCCTCCTCCGATGCCTCGGCGATCGTCGAGGAGCTCACGGCCGAGGGCGTCCCGTACCAGCTGGCCGACGGCGGCGGCACGATCATGGTCGCCCAGGACAAGGTCTACGACCTGCGCCTGGCGATGAGCGGCAAGGGCCTGCCCGAGGGCAACGAGACCGGCTACTCGCTGCTGGACAAGCAGGGCATCACGACCAGTGAGTTCCAGCAGCAGGTCTCCTACCAGCGCGCCCTGGAGGGCGAGCTGTCGACGACCCTCAAGGCCCTGGACGGCGTCCGGTCGGCGGTCGTGCACGTCGCGATGCCCAAGGACGACGTCTTCGCCACCGACGAGGGCAAGCCCACCGCCTCTGTCCTGCTGGACCTGGCGCCGGGCACGAAGCTGGACGGGGAGCAGATCCAGGCGGTCACCCACCTGGTCTCCTCCAGCATCCAGGGCATGGCCCCGGAGTCGGTCACGGTCGCGGACTCCACCGGTGCCGTCCTGTCGGCGGCCGGTGAGGCCGCCGGCGGCGCCACCGGTGACGCGCAGGCCGAGGCCGAGCAGGCGCAGGAGGCCCGGCTGGCCGCCAACGCGCAGAAGGTGCTCGACCCGATCCTGGGGCGCGGCAAGTCCGTCGTCTCGGTGCGGGCGGACCTCGACTTCGCCAAGCGGGACACCACCAAGGAGAGCTACAGCTACAACCCGAACACCCCCGCGCTGTCGGAGCAGAGCACCACCGAGAAGTACACCGGCACCGCCGGCGCGGTCGGTGGCGTGCTGGGCGCCGAGGACACCGCGGGCACCCCCGGCGGCGACTCGGCCTACGACAAGACCAACACGACGTCGAACAACGCCGTGGACAAGACCACCGAGGTGGTCTCCGCCGCTCCCGGCACCACCCAGCGGCTGACCGTGTCGGTGGCGCTGGACTCCGCCGTCGCCGGCGCGCTGAACCAGCAGCAGGTGCAGGACCTGGTCGCCACCGCCGTGGGGCTCGACCCCGCCCGTGGTGACGCGATCTCGGTCGCCACGATGGCCTTCGACACCTCCGCGGCCGAGCAGGCAGCCGCCGACCTCGCCGCCGAGCGGGAGGCGGAGAAGACCGCCCAGATGTGGTCGATGATCAAGACCGGCGGCATCGCCCTGGGCATCGCCCTGCTCGTGCTCATCGTCTGGCTCCGCTCGCGCCGCAACCGCGAGGAGTACGAGGAGCTCGAGGACGACGAGCCGGCCGACTACGAGCGCATCCAGGTCGAGAGCATCCGCGACCCCGAGCTCGACGACCGCGCAGCCCAGCTGGCCGCCGCCCAGCGGGAGAAGGTCCGCGGCGAGATCTCCGAGATGGTCAGCGACCGCCCCGACGAGGTCGCCACCATGCTGCGCGGCTGGTTCGCCGAGTCGAAGTGA
- the fliG gene encoding flagellar motor switch protein FliG, whose amino-acid sequence MSIASVEQLVGTPAKTAQLAVPRKELPGLRKAAVFLAQLSKEEAGAVLAQLRPSEVEKLTGELMRLQGVDGGDVDDVLNEFHTLMNARRFVGTGGVEFAREVLAAGLGEERADGILSRLNVVYTELPFASLRNSDVRQLVTFLKDEHPQVVALVLAHLPAPQSAEVLSGFPPDQQADVAYRIAMMDRTSPEMVRMVEEELGRRMGSLLAYQDMATVGGVETLVEIINRSSRPTERSILEWLEKSDPELAERIRSQMFVFEDIVTIDDRSLQLVLRDVEANDLATALKGVKQDVRDKVVRNLSERAGENLIEEIELLGPVRTRTVEEAQAKIVAVIRVLEEQGVLTISRGGDDDFVA is encoded by the coding sequence ATGAGCATCGCCAGCGTGGAACAGCTCGTCGGCACCCCGGCCAAGACCGCGCAGCTGGCGGTCCCCCGCAAGGAGCTGCCCGGGCTGCGCAAGGCCGCGGTGTTCCTCGCCCAGCTGTCCAAGGAGGAGGCCGGCGCCGTGCTGGCCCAGCTGCGGCCCTCCGAGGTCGAGAAGCTGACCGGGGAGCTGATGCGGCTCCAGGGCGTGGACGGCGGGGACGTCGACGACGTGCTCAACGAGTTCCACACGCTGATGAACGCCCGCCGCTTCGTCGGCACCGGCGGTGTCGAGTTCGCCCGCGAGGTGCTCGCCGCGGGCCTGGGCGAGGAGCGGGCCGACGGCATCCTGTCCCGGCTGAACGTCGTCTACACCGAGCTGCCCTTCGCCTCGCTGCGCAACAGCGACGTCCGGCAGCTGGTCACCTTCCTCAAGGACGAGCACCCGCAGGTGGTCGCGCTGGTGCTGGCCCACCTCCCGGCCCCGCAGTCGGCCGAGGTCCTGTCGGGCTTCCCGCCGGACCAGCAGGCCGACGTCGCCTACCGGATCGCGATGATGGACCGCACCTCCCCGGAGATGGTGCGGATGGTCGAGGAGGAGCTCGGCCGCCGGATGGGGTCGCTGCTGGCCTACCAGGACATGGCCACCGTCGGCGGCGTCGAGACGCTCGTGGAGATCATCAACCGCTCCTCCCGGCCCACCGAGCGCTCGATCCTCGAGTGGCTGGAGAAGAGCGACCCCGAGCTCGCCGAGCGGATCCGCTCCCAGATGTTCGTCTTCGAGGACATCGTCACCATCGACGACCGGTCGCTGCAGCTGGTGCTCCGCGACGTCGAGGCCAACGACCTGGCCACCGCGCTCAAGGGCGTCAAGCAGGACGTCCGGGACAAGGTGGTCCGCAACCTCTCCGAGCGTGCCGGGGAGAACCTCATCGAGGAGATCGAGCTGCTCGGCCCGGTGCGCACCCGCACCGTCGAGGAGGCCCAGGCCAAGATCGTCGCGGTCATCCGCGTGCTCGAGGAGCAGGGCGTCCTGACCATCTCGCGTGGCGGGGACGATGACTTCGTCGCGTGA
- a CDS encoding flagellar hook-length control protein FliK produces MTAPSVLPSMPAVSRAGTRPAGPASTPGGPAFADALGDALQGTRDTPRDSPADDAVGRGSRDGRLRTSAADTGTKSTTAEDAPDPDAPDADRPTDPATAAGTAADPTAPVPVPLAPGLWALLAAATPVVTAPTGDVPADPAAVTGTTAVPGTTVPGATLLGATVPGATVPDATAPVAPAAVPGLPAAAVPLPAVPLPDPASSGQQPATAPGTDGTGSPATSTDTAALTVVLDAAPAPGPTPGPGAPAADPPPVLIPPPGWAGTSADSSDTSSDQPAAPALPAADAPADTEPVFTLGGSTVTTSTAVVTPTPTPTPAAPAAPPPPVAQQLGQHLAVLRNAPDGSQTMTLVVTPDDLGQVTIAVTVSGGTLDLKLHGAHEAGRHALLDALPDLRRDLEGAGLSLSSLEVGTGTGDSGPGSRSAQQQLLDARAGQQGSTGQPGQQTPRGRAWGAAPEPLAAGTPTTDRSTSSGVDVRV; encoded by the coding sequence ATGACCGCTCCCTCCGTCCTGCCGTCGATGCCCGCGGTCTCCCGCGCCGGCACGCGCCCGGCCGGCCCCGCCTCCACCCCCGGCGGGCCGGCCTTCGCCGACGCCCTGGGCGACGCCCTGCAGGGCACCCGCGACACCCCGCGCGACTCCCCCGCCGACGACGCCGTCGGGCGGGGGTCCCGCGACGGCCGCCTGCGGACCAGCGCTGCGGACACGGGGACGAAGAGCACGACCGCCGAGGACGCGCCGGACCCGGACGCCCCGGACGCGGACCGGCCCACCGACCCGGCGACCGCTGCCGGCACGGCGGCCGACCCGACCGCTCCGGTCCCGGTGCCGCTGGCCCCGGGCCTGTGGGCGCTGCTGGCCGCCGCCACCCCGGTCGTCACCGCACCGACCGGGGACGTCCCCGCCGACCCGGCCGCCGTCACCGGCACCACCGCCGTCCCGGGCACCACCGTCCCGGGCGCCACGCTCCTCGGCGCCACGGTCCCGGGCGCCACCGTCCCGGACGCCACTGCCCCGGTCGCACCCGCCGCAGTCCCCGGGCTGCCGGCCGCCGCCGTCCCGCTGCCCGCCGTCCCGCTGCCCGACCCGGCGTCGTCCGGGCAGCAGCCGGCGACCGCCCCGGGGACGGACGGCACGGGCTCCCCGGCCACGTCGACGGACACCGCAGCCCTCACCGTCGTCCTGGACGCCGCCCCGGCCCCGGGCCCTACGCCCGGGCCGGGGGCACCCGCCGCCGACCCGCCGCCCGTGCTGATCCCGCCCCCCGGCTGGGCGGGCACCTCCGCGGACAGCTCCGACACCTCGTCGGACCAGCCGGCCGCACCGGCCCTGCCCGCCGCCGACGCACCGGCCGACACCGAGCCGGTGTTCACGCTCGGCGGCAGCACGGTGACGACCTCGACCGCCGTCGTCACCCCCACCCCCACCCCCACCCCCGCAGCCCCGGCCGCGCCCCCGCCGCCGGTCGCCCAGCAGCTGGGCCAGCACCTGGCCGTGCTGCGCAACGCCCCCGACGGCAGCCAGACGATGACCCTCGTCGTCACCCCCGACGACCTCGGCCAGGTGACCATCGCGGTGACCGTCTCCGGCGGCACGCTGGACCTGAAGCTGCACGGCGCCCACGAGGCCGGCCGGCACGCCCTGCTCGACGCGCTGCCCGACCTGCGACGCGACCTCGAGGGAGCCGGGCTCTCGCTCAGCTCCCTGGAGGTCGGCACCGGCACGGGCGACTCCGGCCCCGGCTCGCGCTCGGCACAGCAGCAGCTGCTGGACGCCCGCGCCGGGCAGCAGGGCAGCACCGGACAGCCCGGCCAGCAGACACCCCGCGGGCGGGCGTGGGGCGCTGCCCCCGAGCCGCTGGCTGCCGGCACCCCGACCACCGACAGGTCCACGTCCTCCGGCGTGGACGTCCGCGTCTGA
- a CDS encoding flagellar hook protein FlgE, whose protein sequence is MLRSMFSAISGLKAHQTKLDVAGNNIANVNTVGFKSSTTVFEDTLSQVLRNGSSPNGETAGTNPAQVGLGVKVAGITTNFGQGSTQNTGRASDFMISGDGFFVTKQGTENLYTRAGSFDTDGVGNLVTPDGAKLQGWLANANGVINANAEIEDLRIPTGQVLAPVATTGSAISGNLSASAIAADTPVTSQITMYDDLGNAHAVSVTMQKTANPNQWQVTFTDPTATTPQLGAVTLQFSDGSAAFPDPADPTKNLPAGTLAAPTPATYTLPAQTANFAAWTKPVAVDLSALTQYGGKSDAAAKGTAQGGSAMGVLQGYSLSGDGTIVGTYSNGLKQPIGKLALATFTNPGGLEKAGNSSYRAAGNSGNPLIGQAGTGGRGSLTAGALEMSNVDLAEEFTGLIVAQRGFQANSRVITTSDEILQDLVQLKR, encoded by the coding sequence ATGCTGCGTTCCATGTTCTCGGCCATCTCCGGCCTCAAGGCCCACCAGACGAAGCTCGACGTCGCGGGCAACAACATCGCCAACGTCAACACCGTGGGCTTCAAGAGCAGCACCACCGTCTTCGAGGACACGCTGTCCCAGGTGCTGCGCAACGGCTCCTCCCCCAACGGCGAGACCGCGGGCACCAACCCCGCGCAGGTCGGCCTGGGGGTCAAGGTCGCCGGCATCACCACCAACTTCGGCCAGGGCTCCACCCAGAACACCGGCCGCGCCAGCGACTTCATGATCAGCGGCGACGGCTTCTTCGTCACCAAGCAGGGCACCGAGAACCTCTACACCCGCGCCGGGTCCTTCGACACCGACGGCGTGGGCAACCTGGTCACCCCCGACGGCGCCAAGCTGCAGGGCTGGCTGGCCAACGCCAACGGCGTCATCAACGCCAACGCCGAGATCGAGGACCTGCGGATCCCCACGGGCCAGGTGCTCGCCCCGGTGGCCACCACCGGCTCGGCGATCAGCGGCAACCTGTCGGCCAGCGCGATCGCCGCCGACACCCCCGTGACCTCGCAGATCACGATGTACGACGACCTGGGCAACGCCCACGCGGTCAGCGTGACGATGCAGAAGACGGCGAACCCCAACCAGTGGCAGGTCACCTTCACCGACCCGACCGCCACGACCCCCCAGCTGGGCGCCGTCACCCTGCAGTTCTCCGACGGCAGCGCCGCGTTCCCGGACCCGGCCGACCCCACCAAGAACCTCCCGGCCGGGACGCTCGCCGCCCCCACGCCGGCCACGTACACCCTGCCCGCGCAGACCGCGAACTTCGCCGCCTGGACCAAGCCGGTGGCCGTCGACCTGTCCGCGCTGACGCAGTACGGCGGCAAGAGCGACGCCGCCGCCAAGGGCACCGCGCAGGGCGGCTCCGCCATGGGCGTGCTCCAGGGCTACTCGCTCAGCGGCGACGGCACCATCGTGGGCACGTACTCCAACGGCCTCAAGCAGCCGATCGGCAAGCTCGCGCTGGCCACCTTCACCAACCCCGGTGGCCTGGAGAAGGCCGGCAACAGCTCCTACCGGGCGGCCGGCAACTCCGGCAACCCGCTGATCGGGCAGGCCGGCACGGGCGGCCGCGGCAGCCTCACGGCCGGCGCGCTGGAGATGTCCAACGTCGACCTGGCCGAGGAGTTCACCGGCCTGATCGTCGCCCAGCGCGGCTTCCAGGCGAACAGCCGCGTGATCACGACCTCCGACGAGATCCTGCAGGACCTGGTCCAGCTCAAGCGCTGA
- a CDS encoding flagellar hook-basal body complex protein FliE, with the protein MTSPIGAISALVGGIPAPNLDGTSGVTGVSMSPSATSAAGDGGFADILTGQIDQLNAVQGNVDHLALQAATGDLQDAHDYMIASTEARLATDTVVTLKNSAVAAFTEIMRMPV; encoded by the coding sequence ATGACCTCGCCCATCGGCGCGATCTCCGCCCTCGTCGGCGGGATCCCCGCACCCAACCTCGACGGCACGTCGGGCGTCACCGGCGTCTCGATGAGCCCGTCGGCGACCTCGGCCGCCGGCGACGGTGGGTTCGCCGACATCCTGACCGGCCAGATCGACCAGCTGAACGCCGTGCAGGGCAACGTCGACCACCTGGCGCTCCAGGCGGCCACCGGCGACCTGCAGGACGCACACGACTACATGATCGCCAGCACTGAGGCCCGGCTGGCCACCGACACCGTGGTCACGCTGAAGAACTCCGCCGTGGCCGCCTTCACCGAGATCATGAGGATGCCGGTCTGA
- a CDS encoding flagellar export protein FliJ, with product MKQPAFRLEPVLRLRRTEEKAAALASAQAAREAAEAAERAERDALALTDRSLPAHVSGGAFIAAMVASAAAAADVSAARALALARAEQAELVRARWTAAAQRTKGLERLRERHVSALQTAADAAEARAIDDLVTGAYSTRTKGEDTTWTD from the coding sequence GTGAAGCAGCCGGCCTTCCGGCTCGAGCCGGTCCTCCGGCTGCGCCGCACCGAGGAGAAGGCCGCGGCCCTGGCGTCGGCGCAGGCGGCCCGGGAGGCGGCCGAGGCGGCCGAACGGGCCGAGCGTGACGCCCTCGCGCTCACCGACCGCTCGCTGCCCGCGCACGTCTCCGGTGGTGCGTTCATCGCCGCGATGGTCGCGTCGGCCGCTGCGGCTGCCGATGTCTCTGCTGCACGGGCACTCGCGCTCGCCCGGGCGGAACAGGCAGAGCTGGTTCGGGCGCGGTGGACAGCCGCCGCGCAGCGCACCAAGGGCCTGGAACGCCTCCGGGAGCGCCACGTGTCCGCACTGCAGACAGCCGCCGACGCGGCCGAGGCCCGGGCGATCGACGACCTGGTCACCGGCGCGTACAGCACCAGGACGAAGGGAGAGGACACGACGTGGACGGACTAG
- a CDS encoding FliI/YscN family ATPase translates to MSAAEVLERARAAARPQVTGTVTGAMGLTLTVEGVSAAVGDLVQVATTPRPLLAEVVAVAQDRLTCMPLGDLSGVRSGTRVRATGMPLQVPVGEQLLGRVLDGLGRPMDGGPPLGGSTRFVDLTSETPNALTRARVDRQLATGVRALDTLVPIGKGQRLGIFAGSGVGKSTLMSQITRGTDADIRVIGLIGERGREVREFLEEDLGPEGMARTVVVVATSDEPPLVRLKAAFVATRIAEGFRDQGRDVLLMMDSITRTAMAQREVGLSAGEPPATRGYPPSVFAMMPKLLEKAGTSTTGSITGLYTVLVEGDDHNEPIADTARSILDGHVVLTRKLATQGHFPAIDVLESISRVATTIVPGAQMTDAREVRRMMAALRDVRELIEIGAYQTGTDPLVDRARRLVPAIDAFLRQTVEDATPPPEAFARLHAIATSA, encoded by the coding sequence GTGAGCGCCGCCGAGGTGCTCGAGCGCGCCCGCGCCGCAGCCCGGCCGCAGGTCACCGGGACGGTCACCGGCGCGATGGGGCTCACCCTCACCGTCGAGGGTGTCTCGGCCGCGGTCGGCGACCTCGTCCAGGTCGCCACCACGCCCCGCCCCCTGCTCGCCGAGGTCGTCGCGGTCGCCCAGGACCGGCTGACCTGCATGCCGCTGGGCGACCTGTCCGGGGTGCGCTCCGGCACGCGGGTCCGCGCCACCGGCATGCCGCTGCAGGTGCCCGTCGGGGAACAGCTGCTCGGCCGGGTCCTCGACGGTCTCGGCCGGCCGATGGACGGCGGCCCGCCGCTGGGCGGCAGCACCCGCTTCGTCGACCTCACCAGCGAGACGCCGAACGCGCTCACCCGCGCCCGGGTCGACCGGCAGCTGGCCACCGGCGTCCGCGCGCTGGACACCCTGGTGCCCATCGGCAAGGGCCAGCGGCTGGGCATCTTCGCCGGCTCCGGCGTGGGCAAGTCGACCCTGATGAGCCAGATCACCCGCGGCACCGACGCCGACATCCGGGTCATCGGGCTGATCGGCGAGCGTGGTCGCGAGGTCCGGGAGTTCCTCGAGGAGGACCTCGGCCCGGAGGGCATGGCGCGCACCGTCGTCGTCGTCGCCACCTCCGACGAGCCGCCGCTGGTGCGGCTCAAGGCCGCGTTCGTGGCCACCCGGATCGCCGAGGGCTTCCGCGACCAGGGCCGCGACGTCCTGCTGATGATGGACTCGATCACCCGCACCGCCATGGCCCAGCGCGAGGTCGGCCTGTCCGCGGGCGAGCCGCCGGCCACCCGCGGCTACCCGCCGAGCGTCTTCGCGATGATGCCCAAGCTGTTGGAGAAGGCCGGGACGTCGACCACCGGCTCCATCACCGGGCTCTACACCGTGCTGGTGGAGGGCGACGACCACAACGAGCCGATCGCCGACACCGCCCGGTCGATCCTGGACGGGCACGTGGTGCTCACCCGCAAGCTCGCCACCCAGGGGCACTTCCCGGCCATCGACGTCCTGGAGTCGATCAGCCGCGTGGCCACCACGATCGTGCCGGGCGCGCAGATGACCGACGCCCGGGAGGTGCGCCGGATGATGGCCGCGCTGCGCGACGTGCGCGAGCTCATCGAGATCGGTGCCTACCAGACCGGCACCGACCCGCTCGTGGACCGCGCCCGCCGGCTGGTGCCGGCCATCGACGCCTTCCTGCGCCAGACGGTCGAGGACGCCACCCCGCCGCCGGAGGCGTTCGCCCGACTGCACGCCATCGCCACCTCCGCATGA
- a CDS encoding transglycosylase SLT domain-containing protein encodes MDGLAAVQTRISQIHARFLPPAPAATRSSWASAASAAGLTGSTTATATGTATATATAATGSAATGTGAEVVGAATKYLGVPYKWGGTDASGLDCSGLTQRVYADLGVDLPRTAAQQATAGRPVASLAEARPGDLVFFDNSSSRSGIDHVGIYVGGGKMIAAPQEGEVVKVQDVGSPTLIRRVLPDGTGAATTAATGGGSLGGVPYADLFTQAGAKYGVSPALLAAMAKTESGFDSSAVSPAGATGLMQFMPATAKSLGVDPTDPASSVDGAARYLSSLTSQFGSTELALAAYNAGPGAVQRAGGVPANGETPSYVRKVTSAAEAWS; translated from the coding sequence GTGGACGGACTAGCCGCGGTGCAGACCCGGATCAGCCAGATCCACGCCCGCTTCCTCCCGCCGGCGCCCGCGGCCACCCGCTCCTCGTGGGCCAGCGCCGCGTCCGCGGCCGGGCTCACCGGCAGCACCACCGCCACCGCCACGGGCACGGCCACCGCCACCGCCACCGCGGCCACCGGCTCCGCGGCCACCGGCACCGGCGCGGAGGTCGTGGGCGCGGCGACGAAGTACCTCGGCGTCCCGTACAAGTGGGGCGGCACCGACGCCTCCGGCCTGGACTGCTCCGGGCTGACCCAACGCGTCTACGCCGACCTGGGCGTCGACCTGCCGCGCACCGCCGCCCAGCAGGCCACCGCCGGCCGTCCCGTGGCCTCGCTGGCCGAGGCCCGGCCCGGCGACCTGGTCTTCTTCGACAACTCCTCGTCCCGCTCCGGGATCGACCACGTCGGCATCTACGTCGGCGGCGGCAAGATGATCGCCGCGCCCCAGGAGGGCGAGGTTGTCAAGGTGCAGGACGTCGGCAGCCCCACCCTCATCCGCCGCGTGCTGCCCGACGGCACGGGCGCCGCGACCACTGCGGCGACCGGCGGCGGCTCGCTCGGCGGCGTGCCCTACGCCGACCTCTTCACCCAGGCGGGAGCCAAGTACGGGGTCTCCCCCGCGCTGCTGGCGGCGATGGCGAAGACCGAGTCGGGCTTCGACAGCTCGGCGGTCTCCCCGGCCGGCGCGACCGGCCTGATGCAGTTCATGCCGGCCACCGCGAAGAGCCTGGGCGTCGACCCCACCGACCCGGCATCGTCCGTGGACGGCGCGGCCCGCTACCTCAGCAGTCTCACGAGCCAGTTCGGCTCGACCGAGCTCGCGCTCGCCGCCTACAACGCCGGACCCGGCGCGGTGCAGCGCGCCGGTGGCGTGCCGGCCAACGGCGAGACCCCCTCCTACGTCCGCAAGGTCACGAGCGCCGCGGAGGCCTGGTCATGA